In the Gemmatimonadaceae bacterium genome, one interval contains:
- the priA gene encoding primosomal protein N', whose product MSRCIAVALPAPLFKRFTYLVPEGVAWPVARGARVLVPFRNRAEIGICLGESDPPEGVRLKPIKAVVDDTPSLPAPLLEMAEWISDWYASPIGLTLRSMLPTALTSAAAPQPTAKTKRVVRLTQELPSLLQREQMFARAKQQRVVYELLEAQGGAAPLDALLVQANCTAAVVTAMAKKGLVEVRQEVRPRDPFADRAGVAPPPNPSAAQRAVIDAILAGDPGQVFLLHGITGSGKTLVYIEVLRAVLQQPGRTAIVLVPEIALTSQTVDRFRGAFGDDVAVLHSGLSDGERLDAWQSLRRGERRIAVGARSALFAPLERVGVVIVDEEHESSYKQSETPRYHAREAAIVRARAEGALVVLGSATPSLESWERADRGQAVRLTLPDRAGGAQLPPVAVVDMRVATKEALATRPMHMPYDPVLSVFSPVLLAALESRLTRGEQSLLLLNRRGYASFLQCHACGDVQVCPHCSISLTYHRVPEALVCHYCQHQAEVPTSCTACGAATMRQRGLGTQQVERFVAERFPEARIARMDVDTTSGKWAHTQILDRVGRGEVDILLGTQMIAKGLDFPNVTLVGVVDADTGLNLPDFRAAERTFQLLSQVAGRAGRGPKGGEVIVQTRMPESHAVRHALTHDFLGFVREELGARRMPVYPPFVSIANVVLSGADQALTAQSALEAARWVQQLASTKQLRDLVLVGPAPCPIDRIKDRWRWHFLLKSSRPALMSRVARYIAEHCPTPADVRLVVDRDPVSLL is encoded by the coding sequence ATGTCCCGCTGCATTGCCGTTGCCCTCCCCGCGCCGCTGTTCAAGCGGTTCACGTACCTCGTGCCCGAGGGCGTGGCGTGGCCGGTGGCGCGCGGGGCGCGGGTGCTGGTGCCGTTTCGCAATCGGGCGGAGATCGGCATTTGCCTGGGTGAGTCGGATCCGCCGGAGGGCGTGCGGCTCAAGCCGATCAAGGCGGTGGTGGATGACACGCCCTCGCTGCCGGCGCCGCTGCTGGAGATGGCGGAGTGGATCAGTGACTGGTATGCGTCGCCGATCGGGCTGACGCTGCGGTCGATGCTCCCCACGGCGCTGACGAGTGCGGCGGCGCCGCAGCCGACGGCCAAGACCAAGCGCGTGGTACGGCTCACGCAGGAGCTGCCGTCGCTGCTGCAGCGCGAACAGATGTTTGCGCGGGCGAAGCAGCAGCGCGTGGTGTATGAGCTGCTCGAGGCGCAGGGTGGGGCCGCGCCGCTCGACGCGCTGCTGGTGCAGGCGAACTGCACGGCGGCGGTGGTCACCGCGATGGCCAAGAAGGGGCTCGTGGAGGTGCGGCAGGAGGTGCGGCCGCGCGATCCCTTTGCCGATCGCGCCGGTGTGGCGCCGCCGCCCAATCCAAGTGCGGCGCAGCGGGCGGTGATCGACGCCATCCTCGCGGGAGATCCGGGGCAGGTGTTCCTGCTGCACGGCATCACCGGCAGCGGCAAGACGCTCGTGTACATCGAGGTGCTGCGCGCCGTGCTGCAACAGCCCGGGCGCACGGCCATCGTGCTGGTGCCCGAGATCGCGCTCACGTCACAAACGGTGGACCGCTTCCGCGGCGCGTTCGGTGACGACGTCGCGGTGCTGCACTCCGGCTTGAGCGATGGTGAGCGGCTCGATGCCTGGCAATCGCTGCGGCGTGGCGAACGCCGCATCGCGGTGGGCGCACGCTCGGCGCTCTTCGCCCCACTCGAGCGGGTGGGCGTGGTCATCGTCGACGAAGAGCACGAAAGCAGCTACAAGCAGTCGGAGACGCCGCGCTATCATGCGCGCGAGGCGGCCATCGTGCGCGCGCGGGCGGAAGGCGCGCTCGTCGTGCTGGGGAGTGCCACGCCGAGTCTCGAGAGCTGGGAGCGCGCGGATCGCGGCCAGGCGGTGCGGCTTACGCTTCCCGATCGCGCGGGCGGTGCGCAGTTGCCGCCGGTGGCGGTCGTGGACATGCGCGTGGCCACCAAGGAGGCGCTCGCGACCCGCCCGATGCACATGCCGTACGATCCGGTGCTGAGTGTCTTCAGCCCCGTGCTGCTGGCGGCGCTGGAGTCGCGACTGACGCGCGGCGAGCAGAGCCTGTTGCTACTCAACCGCCGCGGCTACGCGAGCTTTCTGCAGTGTCATGCGTGCGGCGATGTGCAGGTGTGTCCGCACTGCAGCATTTCGCTCACGTATCATCGCGTGCCGGAAGCGCTGGTGTGCCACTACTGCCAGCATCAGGCCGAAGTCCCCACGAGTTGCACGGCGTGCGGGGCGGCCACGATGCGGCAGCGGGGGCTCGGGACGCAGCAGGTGGAGCGCTTCGTCGCCGAGCGCTTTCCGGAGGCGCGCATTGCGCGCATGGACGTGGATACCACGAGCGGGAAGTGGGCGCACACGCAGATCCTGGATCGAGTGGGGCGCGGCGAGGTGGACATCCTGCTCGGCACGCAGATGATCGCCAAGGGACTCGACTTCCCGAACGTGACGCTGGTGGGCGTGGTGGATGCGGACACGGGGCTCAACCTGCCGGACTTCCGCGCGGCGGAGCGCACCTTCCAGCTGCTGTCGCAGGTGGCGGGGCGCGCGGGGCGCGGCCCCAAGGGGGGCGAGGTGATCGTGCAGACGCGCATGCCGGAGAGCCACGCGGTGCGGCACGCACTCACGCACGACTTCCTGGGCTTCGTGCGCGAAGAACTCGGCGCTCGGCGCATGCCGGTGTATCCGCCGTTCGTGAGCATCGCGAACGTGGTGCTGAGCGGCGCCGATCAGGCGCTGACGGCACAATCGGCCCTCGAGGCGGCGCGCTGGGTGCAGCAGCTGGCGTCGACCAAACAGCTGCGCGATCTGGTGCTCGTGGGGCCGGCGCCGTGTCCGATCGACCGCATCAAAGATCGCTGGCGGTGGCACTTCCTCCTCAAGTCTTCCCGCCCGGCCCTCATGTCGCGCGTTGCCCGCTACATCGCCGAGCACTGTCCGACGCCGGCCGACGTGCGCCTCGTCGTGGACCGCGATCCGGTGTCGCTGCTCTAG
- a CDS encoding histone deacetylase: protein MTAGVAFISHPDSGRHDTGWEHPEHVGRIVAIPRALKHRPELFHALQHVEGRHATESELALAHDPAYIARVRELVAAGGGRLDPDTVVSEGSWDAVTAGAGCVLDGVDMVFDGRAPRAFAAVRPPGHHALRDRAMGFCLFGNVAIAAHYALATGKADRVLIVDWDVHHGNGTQALVEHEPRIHFVSMHQWPWYPGTGAADDRGPLGTVWNVPMPPSLPPAHYVDALLQAVDAAAEGFTPDLVLISAGFDCLAGDPLGAFTLTLDDVRTLTRALVERAERWCHGRVVSALEGGYAPDAVAQAVLEHVAALA, encoded by the coding sequence ATGACCGCCGGCGTGGCGTTCATCTCGCACCCCGACAGCGGGCGCCACGATACCGGGTGGGAGCACCCCGAGCATGTGGGGCGCATCGTGGCAATTCCGCGGGCGCTCAAACATCGGCCGGAGCTCTTTCATGCGCTGCAGCATGTCGAGGGGCGCCATGCCACCGAGAGCGAACTCGCGCTGGCGCACGACCCGGCGTACATCGCACGTGTGCGCGAGCTGGTGGCGGCGGGCGGTGGGCGGCTCGACCCCGACACGGTGGTGAGCGAGGGGTCCTGGGACGCCGTGACGGCCGGCGCCGGCTGCGTGCTGGACGGCGTGGACATGGTCTTCGATGGCCGGGCACCACGGGCCTTCGCGGCGGTGCGGCCACCCGGACATCATGCGCTGCGCGATCGGGCGATGGGCTTTTGCCTGTTCGGCAACGTGGCCATTGCGGCACACTACGCGCTGGCGACGGGCAAGGCTGATCGCGTGCTGATCGTTGACTGGGATGTGCATCACGGCAACGGCACGCAGGCGCTGGTGGAGCACGAGCCGCGCATTCACTTCGTGTCGATGCACCAATGGCCGTGGTACCCCGGTACCGGGGCTGCCGACGATCGCGGGCCACTGGGGACCGTCTGGAACGTGCCGATGCCCCCGTCGTTGCCGCCGGCGCACTACGTGGACGCGCTGCTGCAGGCCGTGGATGCGGCCGCCGAGGGGTTCACGCCGGACCTCGTGCTGATCAGTGCCGGGTTTGACTGCCTCGCCGGGGACCCGCTGGGCGCGTTCACGCTGACGCTCGACGACGTGCGCACGCTGACCCGGGCGCTGGTGGAGCGCGCTGAGCGCTGGTGCCACGGGCGTGTGGTCAGTGCCCTCGAGGGTGGCTACGCCCCCGACGCGGTGGCGCAGGCCGTGCTCGAGCACGTCGCCGCCCTCGCCTAG
- a CDS encoding serine/threonine protein kinase, which yields MFCPDCGTWNRAAAAKCLRCGAALPEVSAPPIDVPDEELRELRNATGNRYAIVKRLGSGGMAHVYLARHAVLARSLVIKVLHKTLAKEQEMRERFRREAEAAARLVHPYICGITDMGYSGDIEYLVMPYYAGGSLADLLSRRKTVSPMTAASVASQVSVALDYAHRHGVVHRDIKPDNILFDEDGNVALTDFGIATARFHGRLTASGRAMGTPHYMSPEQAMGRLVDGRSDLYAVGLLLYEMLLGNPPFDGDDSYSVGYKHVHEAPVAPDTVDTRIPAALSAIVMRCLAKQPAERYDRGFELADALVQFLQGSGGAELRNARTARASGLTPL from the coding sequence ATGTTCTGCCCTGACTGCGGCACCTGGAACCGGGCGGCGGCGGCGAAATGCCTGCGCTGTGGCGCGGCGCTGCCCGAGGTTTCGGCACCGCCCATCGATGTGCCCGACGAAGAGCTGCGCGAGCTGCGCAACGCGACCGGCAACCGCTATGCGATCGTGAAGCGGCTTGGCAGTGGCGGCATGGCGCATGTGTATCTGGCGCGCCATGCGGTGCTGGCGCGCTCGCTGGTGATCAAGGTGCTGCACAAGACGCTCGCCAAGGAGCAGGAGATGCGCGAGCGCTTCCGCCGCGAAGCGGAAGCGGCGGCGCGGCTGGTGCACCCGTACATCTGCGGGATCACCGACATGGGCTACTCGGGGGATATCGAGTATCTCGTGATGCCGTACTACGCCGGCGGCTCGCTGGCCGATCTGCTGTCGCGTCGCAAGACGGTCTCGCCGATGACGGCGGCGAGTGTGGCCTCGCAGGTGAGCGTGGCGCTCGACTACGCGCACCGGCACGGCGTCGTGCATCGCGACATCAAGCCCGACAACATCCTCTTCGACGAGGATGGCAATGTGGCGCTCACCGACTTCGGTATCGCCACCGCGCGCTTTCACGGGCGCCTGACGGCGAGCGGGCGCGCGATGGGGACGCCGCACTACATGAGCCCCGAGCAGGCGATGGGGCGGCTCGTGGACGGCCGCAGTGATCTCTACGCCGTGGGGCTGCTGCTCTACGAGATGCTCCTCGGCAACCCGCCGTTCGATGGCGACGATTCGTACTCGGTGGGCTACAAGCACGTGCACGAGGCGCCGGTCGCGCCGGATACGGTGGATACGCGCATTCCGGCGGCCCTCAGTGCCATCGTGATGCGGTGTCTCGCGAAGCAGCCGGCCGAGCGGTACGACCGCGGCTTCGAGCTGGCGGATGCGCTCGTACAGTTCCTGCAGGGCAGCGGTGGCGCCGAGCTGCGCAATGCGCGCACGGCGCGGGCGTCGGGGCTGACGCCGCTCTAA
- a CDS encoding dipeptide epimerase: MQLTASVVTVHTTHPFFIARGGQREYRVVWVKLVDHDGVEGWGEAAPSKFYGETAETVLVALERFAPLLADADAWSLEAIERALEQSLRFNAAARCAVSAALHDLMGKRVGLPLWKLWGLDAAAAPRSSFTIGIAPDEATLRARVREAAHLPILKIKLGSSWDRDIVRIVREEAPQATLRVDANAAWTPKQALGMLDALTAVGVDMLEQPLAPHDIPGLRFVRERSSVPIVADESCLVATDIPKLVGAVDGINIKLAKCGSLREALRMIAVARAHGLRVMCGCMIETSLGIAAAAQFAPLLDDADLDGAALLADDPFVGPGFAEGQVVLTGEPGLGVRRR; the protein is encoded by the coding sequence ATGCAGCTCACAGCGAGCGTCGTCACGGTCCACACCACGCACCCGTTCTTCATCGCGCGCGGCGGCCAGCGCGAATATCGCGTGGTGTGGGTGAAGCTGGTGGATCATGACGGCGTGGAAGGGTGGGGCGAGGCCGCGCCCAGCAAGTTCTACGGCGAGACGGCGGAAACGGTGCTGGTGGCGCTCGAGCGTTTTGCCCCGTTGCTGGCCGATGCCGATGCGTGGAGCCTCGAGGCCATCGAACGCGCGCTCGAGCAGTCGCTCCGCTTCAACGCCGCGGCGCGCTGCGCGGTGAGTGCCGCGCTGCATGACCTGATGGGCAAGCGCGTGGGGCTCCCGCTCTGGAAGTTGTGGGGGCTCGACGCGGCGGCCGCGCCCCGATCGAGCTTCACGATCGGGATCGCGCCCGACGAGGCTACGCTGCGCGCACGGGTGCGTGAGGCGGCGCATTTGCCGATTCTCAAGATCAAGCTGGGCTCCAGCTGGGATCGCGACATCGTGCGCATCGTCCGCGAGGAAGCGCCCCAGGCCACGCTGCGGGTGGATGCGAATGCGGCGTGGACGCCCAAGCAGGCGCTGGGGATGCTCGATGCACTGACGGCGGTGGGCGTGGACATGCTCGAGCAGCCGCTCGCGCCGCACGACATTCCGGGGCTCCGCTTCGTGCGCGAGCGCTCGTCGGTCCCGATCGTGGCCGACGAGTCGTGCCTGGTGGCTACGGACATCCCGAAGCTCGTGGGCGCGGTGGACGGCATCAACATCAAGCTCGCCAAGTGCGGCTCCCTGCGCGAAGCGCTCCGCATGATCGCCGTGGCGCGCGCCCACGGTCTGCGTGTGATGTGCGGCTGCATGATCGAAACGTCGCTCGGTATCGCCGCCGCGGCGCAGTTTGCGCCGCTGCTGGATGACGCGGACCTGGACGGAGCGGCGCTGCTGGCGGATGACCCGTTCGTGGGACCGGGGTTTGCGGAGGGGCAGGTGGTGCTGACGGGGGAACCGGGGCTGGGAGTGCGGCGACGCTGA
- a CDS encoding aminotransferase class I/II-fold pyridoxal phosphate-dependent enzyme, whose amino-acid sequence MSQRTLDAIPPYVFYELDDRRAKARAAGKTLVDVGIGSPDGPIPPVVIEAMQGTATERALSGYPYFRAHPAYAEAACGYLLTRFGATVDPRAEFIALAGSKEGIAELILSHTNPGDAVLVPEVYYPVYARATLLAGAEPVYMRFLPDGRLDLEAIPADPLRRAKVMIVNYPGNPTTASISLEEMGRLVAFAERHGIVLLSDLAYSELSFDGYAVPSVLQVPGAMRVAVESHTCSKSFNMAGVRCALMAGSSAAIARLDAYRANIGYGVSTLAQRAGAAAFANAATIVPPIVAEYRARRDAICAAMNAGGWAVTPPRSTMYLWLDVPAGYDDWGWVDALIAGPGVVVTPGIAFGEAGRGKFRVSLVQPSAMLERAAQGLCSLRMG is encoded by the coding sequence ATGTCACAGCGCACGCTCGACGCCATCCCGCCGTATGTGTTTTATGAGCTCGACGACCGCCGCGCCAAGGCGCGCGCTGCGGGGAAGACGCTCGTGGATGTTGGGATCGGGAGCCCGGACGGGCCGATTCCGCCGGTCGTCATTGAGGCCATGCAGGGCACGGCGACGGAGCGTGCGCTCAGTGGCTATCCCTACTTCCGCGCGCACCCCGCGTATGCCGAGGCGGCGTGCGGGTATCTCCTGACTCGATTTGGCGCGACGGTCGATCCGCGCGCGGAGTTCATCGCGCTGGCGGGATCGAAGGAGGGGATCGCGGAGCTGATTCTGTCGCACACCAACCCCGGCGATGCGGTGCTGGTGCCGGAGGTGTACTACCCGGTGTACGCACGGGCCACGCTGCTGGCCGGCGCGGAGCCGGTGTATATGCGCTTCCTCCCCGATGGGCGGCTCGATCTCGAGGCGATTCCCGCCGACCCGTTGCGTCGCGCGAAGGTGATGATCGTGAACTATCCCGGCAATCCCACCACGGCGAGCATTTCACTCGAAGAGATGGGGCGCCTGGTGGCGTTCGCCGAGCGGCATGGGATCGTGCTGCTGAGTGATCTCGCGTACAGTGAGCTCAGCTTCGATGGCTACGCCGTGCCGAGTGTGCTGCAGGTGCCGGGGGCGATGCGCGTGGCGGTCGAGAGCCATACGTGCAGTAAGAGCTTCAACATGGCCGGCGTGCGCTGCGCGCTCATGGCCGGCAGTTCCGCGGCGATTGCGCGGCTCGATGCCTATCGCGCGAACATCGGCTACGGTGTGAGCACGCTGGCGCAGCGCGCGGGCGCGGCCGCGTTTGCCAATGCAGCCACGATCGTGCCACCCATTGTGGCCGAGTATCGCGCGCGGCGCGATGCGATCTGCGCAGCGATGAACGCCGGTGGCTGGGCGGTGACCCCGCCGCGTTCGACGATGTATCTGTGGCTCGACGTGCCCGCCGGGTACGACGACTGGGGATGGGTCGATGCATTGATCGCGGGACCGGGTGTGGTCGTGACGCCGGGGATCGCG
- the corA gene encoding magnesium/cobalt transporter CorA, giving the protein MPRIVPSSVEGRPDPLPRTIYRSPTGTDVVDCHPREVAQLLAEGGPLWVDIDSTVRSQHALLEKVFKFHPLAIEDTLNPASRVKIEEYEGYLFIILRGIAFATDTDDPYDLETQDLYCFLGSQYLVTVHAGVMPSVERVASTMRQSPELLSRGVERALHAILDDTIDSFFPILEQIDQFIDGLEHRVFVDFDDRALRDLFQVKRLVLSLRRYLQPSREVMNVLTNRPSSLLTPDVQLYFRDIYDHVLRINDSLDTYRDLLSSTMDSYLTQVSNRLGQTTKALSVLATMSIPFVVVSGMWGMNFTKMPLSNWPHGFWFMLLLQLALGGLLLFYLRWRRWL; this is encoded by the coding sequence ATGCCCCGCATCGTGCCCAGTTCCGTCGAAGGACGCCCCGATCCGCTGCCGCGGACCATCTACCGGTCGCCGACGGGCACGGATGTGGTGGACTGCCATCCGCGAGAAGTCGCGCAGCTGCTGGCCGAGGGCGGACCGCTGTGGGTGGACATCGACTCCACGGTGCGGTCGCAGCACGCGCTGCTGGAGAAGGTCTTCAAGTTTCATCCGCTCGCGATCGAGGACACGCTCAATCCGGCGTCGCGCGTCAAGATCGAGGAGTACGAAGGGTATCTGTTCATCATCCTGCGCGGCATCGCCTTTGCGACGGATACCGACGACCCGTACGATCTCGAAACGCAGGACCTGTACTGCTTCCTCGGGTCGCAGTATCTGGTCACGGTCCACGCCGGCGTCATGCCGAGCGTCGAGCGCGTGGCGTCCACGATGCGCCAAAGCCCGGAGCTGCTGAGCCGCGGTGTGGAGCGTGCGCTGCACGCCATTCTGGACGACACCATCGACTCGTTCTTCCCGATTCTCGAGCAGATCGACCAGTTCATCGATGGGCTCGAACATCGGGTCTTCGTGGACTTCGACGATCGGGCCCTGCGCGACCTGTTTCAGGTCAAGCGGCTGGTGCTCTCGCTGCGGCGTTACCTCCAGCCGTCGCGCGAGGTCATGAATGTGCTCACCAATCGGCCGAGCAGCCTGCTGACGCCCGATGTGCAACTGTACTTCCGGGACATCTACGACCACGTCCTGCGGATCAACGACTCGCTCGACACGTATCGCGACCTCCTGAGCAGCACGATGGATTCGTACCTCACGCAGGTCTCGAACCGGCTGGGGCAGACGACCAAGGCGCTGTCGGTGCTGGCGACGATGTCGATCCCCTTCGTGGTAGTGAGCGGGATGTGGGGGATGAACTTCACCAAGATGCCGCTCTCCAACTGGCCGCACGGCTTCTGGTTCATGCTGCTGCTGCAGCTGGCGTTGGGCGGGCTGCTACTTTTCTATCTGCGGTGGCGGCGGTGGCTCTGA